In one Cupriavidus taiwanensis genomic region, the following are encoded:
- a CDS encoding polysaccharide deacetylase family protein, whose translation MAPIRALRRAAMKGGLTALALACGMPLAQQAAAAPASRACPAGTLYLTFDTGSMSQAQLIADTLRRHQVRATFFLANEPTVRKDSSLDPSWAPYWKSLVADGHAFGTHTFDHVYLRSVRAGQVTMRPQFGAQAGQDVAMDQAGFCKELRRSAEALRGMTGAEMVPLWRAPGGRTAPQTLQWAEQCGFRHVGWAPAGFLGDELSSARYPNEVLLQRALAGLRDGDIAMAHLGIWSRQDPWAPAVLEPLLTGLQRKGFCFATLREHPAYRDWIGRPVGQQEGAR comes from the coding sequence ATGGCACCGATCAGGGCATTGCGCCGCGCTGCGATGAAAGGGGGGCTGACCGCGCTGGCGCTGGCGTGCGGCATGCCGCTGGCGCAGCAGGCCGCCGCCGCGCCGGCCTCGCGGGCGTGCCCGGCCGGTACGCTCTACCTGACCTTCGACACCGGCAGCATGAGCCAGGCGCAGCTGATCGCCGACACCCTGCGCCGCCACCAGGTCCGCGCCACCTTCTTCCTGGCCAATGAGCCGACGGTGCGCAAGGACAGTTCGCTCGACCCGTCATGGGCCCCGTACTGGAAGTCGCTGGTGGCCGACGGCCACGCCTTCGGCACGCATACCTTCGACCACGTCTACCTGCGCAGCGTGCGCGCCGGCCAGGTCACCATGCGGCCGCAATTCGGCGCGCAGGCGGGCCAGGACGTGGCCATGGACCAGGCCGGCTTCTGCAAGGAATTGCGGCGCAGCGCCGAGGCCCTGCGCGGCATGACCGGTGCCGAGATGGTGCCGCTGTGGCGCGCCCCGGGCGGCCGCACCGCGCCGCAGACGCTGCAGTGGGCCGAGCAATGCGGCTTCCGCCATGTCGGCTGGGCCCCGGCGGGCTTCCTGGGCGACGAGCTGTCGTCGGCGCGCTATCCCAATGAAGTGTTGCTGCAGCGCGCGCTGGCCGGCCTGCGCGACGGCGACATCGCCATGGCGCACCTCGGCATCTGGTCGCGGCAGGACCCCTGGGCGCCGGCCGTGCTCGAACCCCTGCTCACCGGCCTGCAGCGCAAGGGCTTCTGCTTTGCGACGCTGCGCGAACACCCGGCCTATCGCGACTGGATCGGGCGGCCCGTCGGACAACAGGAGGGCGCGCGCTGA
- a CDS encoding EI24 domain-containing protein, whose protein sequence is MNDIFRSFGRALVSQLHPRMLMLTVLPFALATLLWGGLLWWGWDPIMGATRGFLETSVLTSWIYSALDWFGLQSLRSVVAPLFVAALAIPLVIASMLMFIGVFSVPAVVRHLERSYPDLAKAHGGSVLGSVFHSLGSTAVFLSLVLVTLPLWLIPPFFALIPPLLWGWLTYRVMTYDALADHASAEERKTLVRRHRTPLLVIGVAVGLLGSAPTILWVSSAAVIFLFPFVLVGTLWLYVLIFIFSALWFGHFCLRALAQLRAERAAVPAQPPAAPSSGRDVIDLAPHDVRRIENS, encoded by the coding sequence ATGAACGATATCTTCCGCTCGTTTGGCCGCGCGCTGGTCAGCCAGTTGCATCCGCGCATGCTGATGCTGACCGTGCTGCCTTTCGCCCTCGCCACGCTGCTGTGGGGCGGGCTGCTCTGGTGGGGCTGGGACCCCATCATGGGCGCCACCCGCGGCTTCCTGGAAACCTCGGTGCTGACCAGCTGGATCTACAGCGCGCTCGACTGGTTCGGGCTGCAATCGTTGCGCTCCGTGGTGGCGCCGCTGTTCGTGGCGGCGCTGGCGATCCCGCTGGTGATCGCGTCGATGCTGATGTTTATCGGCGTGTTCTCGGTGCCGGCCGTGGTACGCCACCTGGAGCGCAGCTACCCCGACCTGGCCAAGGCCCACGGCGGCAGCGTGCTGGGCAGCGTGTTCCATTCGCTTGGCAGCACCGCGGTGTTCCTGTCGCTGGTGCTGGTGACGCTGCCGCTGTGGCTGATCCCGCCATTCTTTGCGCTGATTCCGCCGTTGCTGTGGGGCTGGCTGACCTACCGCGTGATGACCTATGACGCGCTCGCCGACCACGCCAGCGCCGAAGAGCGCAAGACCCTGGTGCGGCGCCACCGCACGCCGCTGCTGGTGATCGGGGTGGCGGTGGGGCTGCTGGGCTCGGCGCCGACGATACTGTGGGTGTCGTCGGCGGCGGTGATCTTCCTGTTTCCGTTCGTGCTCGTCGGCACGTTGTGGCTCTATGTGCTGATCTTTATTTTCTCGGCGCTGTGGTTCGGCCATTTCTGCCTGCGCGCGCTGGCGCAGCTGCGGGCAGAGCGCGCCGCCGTGCCGGCCCAGCCGCCTGCCGCGCCGTCGTCGGGCCGCGACGTCATCGACCTGGCGCCGCACGACGTGCGCCGCATCGAAAACTCCTGA
- a CDS encoding rhodanese-like domain-containing protein — protein MTTRDDLLQAARQRQEQNQLPYFGALSPQEAYALLQNDPSAVLVDVRTQAELDWVGGVDVPDAQFAHVEWMSYPGGAQNARFIEELRARVPSDVPVLFLCRSAARSKHAARVATEAGYHFAMDVLEGFEGNRDDHHHRKTVEGWCVRGLPWHGA, from the coding sequence ATGACCACCCGAGACGATCTCCTCCAGGCTGCCCGCCAGCGTCAGGAACAAAACCAGTTGCCGTACTTCGGCGCGCTGTCGCCCCAGGAAGCCTATGCCCTGCTGCAGAACGACCCGTCCGCCGTGCTGGTGGACGTGCGCACGCAGGCCGAACTGGACTGGGTGGGCGGCGTCGACGTCCCCGACGCGCAGTTCGCCCATGTCGAATGGATGTCCTACCCCGGCGGCGCGCAGAATGCACGCTTTATCGAGGAGCTGCGCGCACGCGTGCCGTCCGACGTGCCGGTGCTGTTCCTGTGCCGCAGCGCGGCGCGCTCCAAGCATGCGGCGCGGGTGGCCACCGAAGCCGGCTACCACTTCGCCATGGACGTGCTGGAAGGTTTCGAAGGCAACCGCGACGATCATCACCACCGCAAGACCGTCGAGGGCTGGTGCGTGCGCGGCCTGCCCTGGCACGGCGCCTGA
- a CDS encoding competence/damage-inducible protein A, which translates to MGFGLIVIGDEILSGRREDKHLRRTIELLGARGLALEWAEYVGDDRARITATLRRTLAGPDVVFCTGGIGATPDDHTRQCAAAALGVPLVLHPEARELIALRIAETAGGDPAKGDLTLPENQHRFKMGEFPEGARIIPNSYNRIPGFSVGHHHFMPGFPVMAWPMMEWVLDHDYAHLFHQVLQQERAFYVFEAPESTLTPLMEKVEAAHPGIRVFSLPSVGDVQRGDRFARRHIDLGVKGPAQLLAPAYAMLLEGVQAMGYETVEQPPRQAAQA; encoded by the coding sequence ATGGGTTTCGGCCTGATCGTCATTGGCGACGAGATTCTTTCCGGGCGGCGCGAAGACAAGCACCTGCGCCGCACCATCGAACTGCTGGGCGCGCGCGGCCTGGCGCTGGAGTGGGCCGAGTATGTCGGCGATGACCGCGCCCGCATCACCGCCACGCTGCGGCGCACGCTGGCCGGCCCCGACGTGGTGTTCTGCACCGGCGGCATCGGCGCCACGCCGGACGACCACACGCGCCAGTGCGCGGCCGCGGCGCTTGGCGTGCCGCTGGTGCTGCATCCCGAGGCGCGCGAACTGATCGCGCTGCGCATCGCCGAGACCGCCGGCGGCGACCCCGCCAAGGGCGACCTGACGCTGCCGGAAAACCAGCACCGCTTCAAGATGGGCGAGTTCCCGGAAGGCGCGCGCATCATTCCCAACAGCTATAACCGCATCCCCGGCTTCTCGGTCGGTCACCATCATTTCATGCCGGGCTTCCCGGTGATGGCGTGGCCGATGATGGAGTGGGTGCTGGACCACGACTATGCGCACCTGTTCCACCAGGTCTTGCAGCAGGAGCGGGCCTTCTACGTGTTCGAGGCGCCGGAGTCGACGCTGACGCCGCTGATGGAAAAGGTCGAGGCGGCGCATCCGGGCATCCGCGTGTTCAGCCTGCCGTCGGTCGGCGACGTGCAGCGCGGCGACCGCTTCGCGCGCCGCCATATCGACCTGGGCGTCAAGGGCCCGGCCCAGCTGTTGGCGCCGGCCTACGCGATGCTGCTCGAAGGCGTGCAGGCGATGGGGTACGAGACCGTGGAGCAGCCGCCGCGCCAGGCCGCGCAGGCCTAG
- a CDS encoding cytochrome D1 domain-containing protein, whose translation MFALRRWVAGGITVGAFALGLMTVPARAEVVVILNSGDATVTLIDKDTLKVLETFPIGKEPHHLIATPDDKSLIVANAVGNDLVFLDPVSGKVQQRVLNIDDPYQIGFSPDQKWFVATGNRLDRVDVYRWDGKALKLARQYPLGKTPSHIAFTADSRIAFITLQDSNEVAAIDLVTQNVMWRMETGSAPAGIWVTPDQKYLLVGMTGADYVAVIDWRTRTVVKQIQTGKGAHNFRAVGDRRHLFLSNRVTGSISIIDQQTLSKVGDITGLPPGPDDMELTADGKTLWVTFRWARAVGLVDVASRKLVKTVRVGRSPHGIYFRTRAPLY comes from the coding sequence ATGTTCGCATTGCGGCGGTGGGTGGCTGGTGGGATCACGGTGGGCGCGTTCGCGCTGGGCCTGATGACGGTGCCGGCTCGGGCGGAGGTGGTGGTGATCCTCAATTCGGGTGATGCCACCGTCACGCTCATCGACAAGGACACGCTCAAGGTGCTTGAGACCTTCCCGATCGGCAAGGAGCCCCACCACCTGATCGCCACGCCGGACGACAAATCGCTGATCGTCGCCAATGCGGTTGGCAACGACCTGGTCTTCCTGGATCCGGTCAGCGGCAAGGTCCAGCAACGCGTGCTCAATATCGACGACCCTTACCAGATCGGCTTCTCGCCGGACCAGAAGTGGTTTGTCGCCACCGGCAACCGGCTCGACCGCGTCGACGTGTACCGCTGGGATGGCAAGGCGCTGAAGCTAGCCAGACAGTATCCGCTGGGCAAGACCCCCAGTCATATCGCGTTCACCGCCGACAGCCGCATCGCCTTCATCACGCTGCAGGATTCCAACGAAGTGGCTGCCATCGACCTGGTCACGCAGAACGTGATGTGGCGCATGGAAACCGGTTCGGCGCCGGCGGGAATCTGGGTCACGCCGGACCAGAAATACCTGCTGGTGGGCATGACCGGCGCCGACTACGTGGCCGTGATCGACTGGCGCACCCGCACCGTGGTCAAGCAGATCCAGACCGGCAAGGGCGCGCATAACTTCCGCGCCGTGGGCGACCGGCGCCACCTATTCCTCAGCAACCGCGTCACTGGCAGCATCAGCATCATCGACCAGCAGACGCTGAGCAAGGTCGGCGACATCACCGGACTGCCGCCGGGCCCGGACGACATGGAGCTGACCGCCGACGGCAAGACCCTGTGGGTGACCTTCCGCTGGGCGCGCGCGGTCGGACTGGTCGACGTGGCCAGCCGCAAGCTGGTCAAGACCGTGCGGGTCGGGCGCTCGCCCCACGGCATCTATTTCCGCACGCGCGCGCCGCTGTACTGA
- a CDS encoding sterol desaturase family protein, which yields MWDTLNGWIGQIEGTLFQDVVLPVVYDLGFGRYAEEAFTGTEWLLVGLVQIAVMALILGPLEKWRPVEAVADRAAVRTDILYTVIHRLGLFRLAMFFLLAPLTDALEGQLRLMGWHRINVEDWWPGVTSVPLASFFVYLLLFDLLDYWYHRASHSFRWWWHLHAVHHSQRQMTLWSDNRNHLLDDMLRDLVFALVALGVGVEPSQYVLLVALSQLLQSLQHANLRLHFGTIGERLLISPRFHRTHHAVGIGHEADGAPAKLGGCNYGVIFPWWDMLFGTAVFTGTYHPTGIRDQLPPPMGKGHDYGTGFLAHQWYGIKRLLRLP from the coding sequence ATGTGGGACACGCTGAACGGGTGGATCGGCCAGATCGAAGGCACGCTGTTCCAGGACGTGGTGCTGCCCGTGGTCTATGACCTGGGCTTCGGCCGCTATGCCGAGGAAGCCTTCACCGGCACCGAATGGCTGCTGGTGGGGCTGGTGCAGATCGCGGTGATGGCGCTGATCCTGGGGCCGCTGGAGAAATGGCGCCCGGTCGAAGCCGTGGCCGACCGGGCCGCGGTCCGCACCGACATCCTCTATACCGTGATCCACCGCCTGGGCCTGTTCCGGCTGGCGATGTTCTTCCTGCTGGCGCCGCTGACCGATGCGCTCGAAGGCCAGCTGCGGCTGATGGGCTGGCACCGCATCAATGTGGAAGACTGGTGGCCGGGCGTGACCTCGGTGCCGCTGGCCAGCTTCTTTGTCTACCTGCTGTTGTTCGACCTGCTCGATTACTGGTACCACCGGGCGTCGCACTCGTTCCGCTGGTGGTGGCACCTGCATGCGGTGCACCACAGCCAGCGCCAGATGACGCTGTGGAGCGACAACCGGAACCACCTGCTGGACGACATGCTGCGCGACCTGGTGTTTGCGCTGGTGGCGTTGGGCGTGGGGGTGGAGCCGTCGCAGTATGTGCTGCTGGTGGCGCTGTCGCAGCTGCTGCAGAGCCTGCAGCATGCCAATCTGCGGCTGCACTTCGGCACCATCGGCGAGCGGCTGCTGATTTCGCCGCGCTTTCACCGCACCCACCACGCGGTCGGCATCGGCCACGAAGCCGACGGTGCGCCGGCGAAGCTTGGCGGCTGCAATTACGGCGTGATCTTCCCCTGGTGGGACATGCTGTTCGGCACCGCGGTCTTCACCGGGACCTACCACCCCACCGGCATCCGCGACCAGCTGCCGCCGCCCATGGGCAAGGGCCACGATTACGGCACGGGCTTCCTGGCCCACCAGTGGTACGGCATCAAGCGGCTCCTGCGGCTGCCTTGA